CGTCGCGAGGAGATGGCCAAGGCGGCGGCCGAGCTGGGTGTGCAACACCGCTGGCTGGGGTATGTCGACTCGGGCCTTCCGCAGGGCGACCCGCTGCCCCCGCTGCCCTCGGATTCGTTTGCATTGGTGCCCATCGAGGAGCCGATCGCCAAGCTGGTCGCGGTGATCCGGGAGTTCCGGCCACATGTCATGACCACCTACGACGAGAACGGCGGCTACCCGCACCCGGATCACATCCGGTGCCACGAGGTGTCGATGGCCGCCTTCGAGGCCGCCGCGGACCCCGCGCAGTTCCCCGAGGCCGGCGAGCCGTGGACCGTCAGCAAGATCTACTACAACCACGGATTCATGCGGGCGCGCATGCAGTTGCTCAACGATGAGTGCAAGAAGCACGGATACAAAGGGCCGTTCGACGAATGGCTTGAGCGCTGGCCGGCCGATGACGACGTCTTTGATCGCCGGGTGACCACTCGGGTGCCCTGCGCCGACTTCTTCGATGCCAGGGATGCCGCGTTACGCGCGCACGCGTCTCAAATTCCGCCGGACAGTAGCTTTTTCGCGGTCCCGCGTGAATTCGAGCGGCGGCTGTGGCCCACCGAGGATTTCGAGCTCGCCAAATCACGCGTGCCGACGAGCACCCCCGAGGACGATTTGTTCGCAGGAGTTGAGGCCAAATGATGTTGATGGATGCCGTGCTGGTGCTCGCCGACGAGAAGAGCCCGAGCAACATCGGGCCGGATTTCGGCAAGGCGGGCCCGTTCGGTCTGACGGTGGTGGTGCTGCTGCTGGTGGGCACCTTCTTTCTGATTCGGTCAATGAACGCGCATCTGCGCAAGCTGCCGGAGACGTTTGACCCCGAACATCCCGAGCCTGATCAGGCCGTGGACGACGGCACCGTCGGAGCCGCCGACGAACCCGAAAAGCCTTCGGGTTCTGCCGATCAGCGGGGCGATGACCGTTAACCGGCTTGGCAAGGCGACCAGCCCATACCTGCGCCAGCACGTCGACAATCCTGTGCACTGGCAGCAGTGGACGCCAGAGGCATTGCAGGAAGCGCAGTCTCGCGATGTGCCCATCTTGTTGTCGATCGGGTATGCGGCCTGCCACTGGTGTCATGTGATGGCCCACGAGTCCTTCGAGGACGACGAGGTGGCTGCCGTCATGAACGCCGGTTTCGTCAACATCAAGGTTGACCGCGAGGAGCGTCCCGATTTGGACGCCGTCTACATGAACGCCACCGTTGCGATGAACGGGCAGGGCGGCTGGCCGATGACGTGTTTCCTCACCCCGGACGGACGGCCCTTCTATACCGGCACGTACTACCCGAAAAAGGGTTTTCTGCAGTTACTTTCGGCGGTTCGTGAAACCTGGGAGCAGCGCCGGGACGAGGTGGAAGAGGCGGCCTCGAGCATCACCGGCCAGCTGCAGGCGATGTCTGGCCGCCTGCCTGCCGGGCCCGGCGTGGATGTCGCGCTGTGCGATACCGCCATCGCGGCGATTCTGCCCGCGGAAGACGTGCGCTTCGGCGGATTCGGCGGGGCGCCGAAGTTTCCGCCGTCGGCCCTGCTGGAGGCACTGCTGCGCGGATACGAACGCACGGCGGACGCGGCGGTGCTCGGGGTGGTGGCCCGCACCGCGACAGCGATGGCGCGTGGCGGCATCTACGACCAATTGGCCGGGGGCTTCGCGCGGTACAGCGTGGACGCGGCCTGGGTGGTGCCGCACTTCGAGAAGATGCTGTACGACAACGCGCTGCTGCTGCGGGTCTACGCGCACTGGGCCCGCCGCACCGGCGATGCCCTGGCGCGGCGAATCGCCTCCGAGACGGCCGATTTCCTGCTGAATGAGCTGCGGGTGGGTGAGTTGTTCGTCTCATCGCTGGACGCCGACGCCGCTGGCTCCGAGGGCTCCACCTATGTGTGGACACCCGAACAACTCGCCGAGGTGCTGGGTGTTGAGGATGGCGATTGGGCGGCAACGCTTTTCGAGGTGACCGCGGCGGGCACCTTCGAGCACGGCAGTTCGGTGCTACAGCTTCTGCAGGATCCCGATGACGTTGACCGGTGGCAGAACGCGCGCACAGCCTTGCTGGCGGCGAGGTTGCAGCGCGTGCAGCCAGGCCGTGATGACAAGGCCGTCACCGCCTGGAACGGGCTGACCATCACCGCGCTCATCGAAGCCTCGATCGCGCTGGATCGCGACGATCTAGTGGATGCGGCGGCGGGATGCGCCGCCAGGCTGCTGGAGTTGCATCTGCGTGACGGGCGTTTGCGCCGCGCGAGTCTGGGTGGGCAGGTCTCCGACGGGAACGGCGTGCTGGAGGATTACGGCACCCTTGCGACGGGCCTGCTGTCGCTGTATCAGGTGACCGGTCAATGGCGTTGGCGCGAGGCCGCCATCGCGTTGCTCGACACCGCGCTCGATCATTTCGCCGATCCGGAATCGCCTGGTGCGTGGTTCGACATCGCCGACGATGCCGAGCAGCTGGTGCTGCGGCCCAGCGATCCCCTGGACGGCGCGACCCCATCCGGGGCGTCCTCGGTGACCGAGGCGCTGCTCACCGCCGGGTACCTGCTGGAGGACTCGCGCTACCGGGAAGCCGCGCACGCCTCGCTGTCGGCGGCGTCCATGGCACTGGCGCGTGCTCCACGGTCGGCCGGTCACTGGCTGGCGGTGGCCGAGGCCGCGGTTCGGGGCCCGATCCAGGTGGCGGTGGCCTGTGATCCGGAGAACTCACCGCTGCTGCGGCAGGCCCGGCAGTCGGCGCCTGGGGGAGCAATTGTGGTTGGCGGGGTGAAGGATTCAAGCGAGTTGCTACGCGACAGGGGGCCGGTGGCCGATGTCGAAGCCGCCTACGTGTGCCGGGGTACCGTCTGCGATCTCCCGGTCACCGGGACCCAACAATTAGACGCGGCGTTGGGTAGGTAGCGTCCGGGGCATGACCGTTACCCGCGAACAAGTTCTCGCCGTCGTCCAGAGCTATTGCGATCTGCTCACCACGGGCACCGCAGCGCAGATCGCCGACCTCTACGCCGACGATGCGACCGTCGAGGATCCGCTGGGCGCCGACGTACTCAAGGGCCGTGAGGCGATCCAGGGTTTCTACGCCGCCATCGAGCCGCTGGACCGTCATGGCGACCTCAAGCTGGTGCGGGCCACCAACAACGAGGCCGCGTTCCACTTCGAGCTGACCATCAAGCACGAGAACGGTGGCATGGTCATCGCACCGATCGACGTGATGACCTTTAACGACGAGGGCAAGATCAGCTCGATGCGGGCCTTCTGGACCCAGGACGACATCAAGCAGCTCTAGCCTTCCCGGGGAGCCGCTACGAGAAGACGGCGAACCAGACCGCGATGTAGTGGCACGTCGCGGCGATGACCGTCGCCGCATGGAAGAACTCGTGGTGGCCGAAGTGCAGCGGCCACGGGTTGGGCCATTTCGCGGCGTACAGGATTGCGCCGATGCTGTACAGGGCGCCGCCGACGATCAGCAGCACCACCGCGGGCACCCCGGCGCCATTCAGCAGCGTGGGGAAGAAGCCGACCGCCACCCAGCCGAGCAGCAGGTACAGCGGCACTCCCACCCAGCGTGGTGCCGTCGGCCAACACATCTTCAGAATCACGCCGGCGAGCGCGCCGCCCCACACGATGGCGAGCACCAGGTTGCCTTCGGAGGGCGGCATCGCCAGCATCGCAAAGGGTGTGTAGCTGCCCGCGATGAAGACGAAGATCATCGAGTGATCGAGCCGCTTCATCCAGGTGCGTGTGGTCTGGGATTTCCAGTTCACCCGGTGATAGGCGGCGCTCACCCCGAAGACACCCAGCACCGTCAGGCTGTAGATGGCGGTGGCCAGTCCGGCCTGCGGTGAGCGCACCGACCACGCGACCGACACCAGCACGATTCCCGTGACGATGGCGATCACGCAGGCATAGAAATGGATCCAGCCGCGTGCCTTGGGTTTGATCGGCAGGGTCTCGATACCGCCGACAAGCGCTGCCATCGGGAGCGAGAGCTCGGAGGTCGGTGCTTCGGGTGCAGGAGACTCATCGGTCTGCATGCGTCACAGTATCCCTTCCCCGCCCAAACCCAGTTTGTGAATGTTGTGTGCAGATCGATATCTGCTGCTCCGGCGCGCGGCGGGCTCGCTAGGCTGGATCCGTGGAGATCATCCCGCCGACGCTCAAGGAACCGCTGTACAAGCTCTACGAAATGCGGCTCCGCCAGGAGCTGGCCAAGTCGGCGAAACCACGGCACATCGCCGTCCTGTGCGACGGAAACCGCCGCTGGGCCCGGTCGGCGGGGTACACCGATGTCAGCCATGGATACCGGATGGGCGCCCGCAAGATCGGCGAGATGCTCGGCTGGTGCCAGGACGCGGGCGTCGAGATGGCCACCGTGTACCTGTTATCGGCTGAGAACCTCACCCGTGATCCCGATCAGCTCGGCGAGCTGTTGGAGATCATCACCGACGTCGTCGAGGAGCTGTGCGCCCCGCAGAACAAGTGGAGCGTGCGCAGTGTGGGAGATCTCGATCTGTTGCCCGACGAGGTGGCTGAGCGGATGCGTCAGGCCGTGAAGTCGGCGCCCGCGGATGCGGCCTTCCATGTGAATGTGGCGGTCGGTTACGGGGGCAGGCAGGAGATCACCGATGCGGTGCGCACCCTGCTGAACAAGGAGCTGGCCAACGGGGCCACCGCCGAGCAATTGGTGCAGGCGGTGACCGTCGACGCCATCTCGGAGAACTTGTACACCTCGGGACAGCCGGACCCGGATCTGGTGATCCGGACATCAGGAGAGCAGCGGTTGTCAGGATTCCTGCTCTGGCAGAGTGCGTACTCCGAGATGTGGTTCACCGACGCCTACTGGCCCGAGTTCCGGCGGGTGGATTTCCTGCGCGCGCTGCGTGACTACGCCGCGAGAAACCGGCGGTTCGGCCAGTAGTTAACGGCGGCCCATCAGCTCGTCGATGTCGCCGATGGTCCAGACCGGGGCCTCGCGGTATCCGAGCGGCGTCGGAACCTGTCGTTTGAAGCGCCCGATGAAACCGCCTGCCGCGATGAATATCTGGCCGGTGATGCGTGCGGAGAGATCCCCGGCGAGGTAGGCATACAGCGGTGCGACGCATTCCGGCGGTGCCGGTTCGAGCGATGCCTGCAGGGTCATCTCGTCGAGCAGTCCGCGGGCGTACAGATCCCGCAGGTGGGCGATGTACTCCCCGCCCTCGGAGAGCCGGGTGCGTGCACCCGGGCAGATCACATTGGCGCGCACACCGCTTTGCTTCAGCTCGGCGGCGATCGCCAGGGTGAGTCCGTGGACGGCCGCCTTACCCGCCGGATATCCGGTGCCACCGTAGATGCCCAGGGCGGCAGTCGATCCGGTGTTGACGATGGCTCCGTGTCGCTGGGTGGCCATGAGCGGTGCGGCGACGCGGCAGGTGTGGAACACCGTGCCCAGATGCGCGTCGATCAGCCGCTGGAAGTCCTCGGGGGTGATGGTCAGGATGGACGACCCGGCGGGCTCCGGTATGCCCGCGCAGTTGATCAAGGCGTCGAGGCCGCCGAACTCGGTGCGGCAGGTGTCGATCAGATCCGTGGCCGTCTGTTCGTTATCGGGCGACCCCACGAAGGCGACTGCCGCGCCTCCGGCTGACGTGATCGCCGCGACCGTCTCCTCGACAGCGTCGGAATATCGGCCATTGACAACCACATTCGCGCCGAGCTCACCCAGGAGCCGGGCCACCGCCCGGCCGATTCCGCGGCTGCCGCCGACGACAACGCAATTGGCCATCAGGACATCAGTGCGAGACCGGGCAGTAGGCCGTGTCGAACTTCTTGATGCCGTTGATCCAGCCCGAATGAAACCGCGGGGCGTCCCCGATCCGCGAGATGTCAGGCATGCGATCGGCGATCTTGTTGAAGATGATCTCCAGCTCAACCTTGGCCAGGTTGGCGCCGAGGCAGTAGTGGGCTCCCGTGCCGCCGAAGCCCAGATGGGGATTGGGATCGCGGGTGATGTCGAAGGTGTGCGGGTTCTCGAACACCTCTTCGTCGAAGTTGGCCGACGGATAGAGCATGACCACTCGCTCACCGGCCTTGATGGGAACGCCGCCGATCGTGGTGTCCTGCAACGCGGTGCGCTGTTGCGAGATCAGCGGGGAGGTGTATCGGACGATCTCGTCGACGGCAGAGGAAGGCCTGTCCCGTTTGAACAGTTCCCACTGATCCGGGTGCTCCAGGAAGGCCATCATGCCCATGGTGGTTGCGTTACGGGTGGTTTCGTTGCCCGCGACCGACAGCATCACCACGAAGAATCCGAACTGCTCGGGGGTGAGCTGCTCACCGTCCACCGTCCCGGTCAGCAGGCGGGAAACCACATCGTTGCCCGGACAGTCCCGGCGTTGTTCGGCGAGCTGATAGGAGTATCCGAGGATCTGGGCGGCGCCGACACGGGGATCGATCTCGACATCGGCCTCGTCGTACCCCGTCATCTGGTTGCTCCATTCGAAGAGCTTGACGCGGTCTTCCTCTGGGACACCGATCAATTCGGCGATGGCCTGCATGGGCAGCTCACTGGCCACCTCCCGCACGAATTCGCCGTGCCCGCCCTCGATCGCGGCCCGTACGATGCGTTCTGCCCGCTCCTCCAGGGTGATGCGCAAGGCCGCGATCGAGCGTGGGGTGAACATGCGCGACACCAGCCCGCGGAGCTTGGTGTGTTCGGGGGCATCCTTGTTGATGAGGACAGACAGCGTGGCCTGGAACTCTTCCGGGCTGATGTGGTCCTCGAGACGGGGGATGGCGCCCTTGCGGCCCGACGAGAAGATGTCGGTGTGTAGTGAAACCTGACGCACGTCACGATGCTTGGAAATAACCCAATAGCCGTCGTCGGCGAATCCGCCCACCGTGCGTGGCTGCGGGTTCCACCAGACGGGTGCCTCCCGGCGCAGGGTCGCGAACTCCGCGTGTGGCATCCGTTCTCCGTACAGCCCCGGATCGGTGAAATCGAATCCCTCCGGAAGTCCCAGCTCCGCAGTACTTTTCATTGCCATACACCTCCGTATGTGGCCGAATGTCGACTTTCTGTGCCCGCTGATCGCGGTTCTTCGCCGAAACTCGACACTCGGCGCGGTGGGTGGGGAAGCCCGCCGTTCACCAGAGGGGGACCGGGGTCTTGCCAAGTGGGTAGTAGCCGGGCACCTTCTCGCCCGACAGGCCGCGCTGAATGCGTTTCTGCATGCCCTCGCTGAGCTTGCCCGCCTTGATGAGGTCCATGTACAGGGCGGAAACGTGGCCGAAATCGAAGAAGTCGCGTTGCCAATTCCATTGGCCATTACCGGCATACCGGAACCAGCTGCCTCCGATGCCATAGATCTCGGACTCACTGCCGTCGGAGTCCGTGGCGATCTGCTTCCAGAATCCGATAACCTCGCCTTGCTTGTCGTCGACGATCACCTTCTGATACGGATACGTCCACCCGTCCAGGCCCTCCATCTCCTGGCCGAGGGCGATATCCCGTATCTCGTCGATGCCGACGCACATCACGTCTTCCTTGGGGCCGATGTTCCAGCCGTAGGTGGCATCGTCGGTGTAGAAGCGAGCCAACGGTTTCCAGTCGCCGGCCTTCTCGGCATCCAGATTGGCCTGTAGCCAGTCCGCGACGACATCGTCGAGTTCTTGGCGGGGGAATTGCGGCATCGTTGACGCTCCTATTTCTCGGTGATGAACAAAGCTCGGGCCGGACATTCCTCGACCGCGCGCTCGATCTCGTCGCGGGCGTCCTCGGGCGGTTCGTTGTTCAGGATCTCGACGGTGCCGCGCTTGGGCACGCGGAAGTAGTCGGGGGCTTCCAATTCGCACATGGCGTGCCCCTGACAGAGGTCGGTGTCCACGTCGATCCTGAAAGGCATTCCTCAGGCCCCTCGGCGCCGGTAACGAACCTTGGCGGGCTGTGCCAGCTGCACCACCATCTTGGAGTGATCGTTGTGGTATGAGTCGGCGGGCTGGGCCATCTCGAACTCATACTCGCGCAACAACACCGAGAAGATGGCTTTGATCTGCATGGTGGCGAACGCGGCGCCCACGCAGCGGTGCCGGCCCGCGCCGAACGGTATCCAGGTCCAGCGGTTCACGATGTCTTCCTGGCGGGGCTTCTCGTATCGGTCGGGCACAAATCCGTCCGGGTCGGGGAAGTCCTCGGCGATCCGGTTCGAGACAGCGGGAGAAGCCGCCACCATGTCACCGCTATGGATGGGAAAACCGCCCACCTCGAATTCGCCCTTGGCGACCCGCATCAGGACGATCAAAGGCGGGTGCAGCCGCAGGGTCTCCTTGAGTACATTCTCCAGCTTCGGGATCTGGCGCAGGGCATGGAAACTCACCTCGCTGCCATCGGCGTACAGCTCGTTCAGCTCGTCGATGACCTGCGTTTGGATAGCGGGGTGCCGGAGTAGTTCGATGAGAACCCAGGAGGCGGTTCCGGAGCTGGTGTGGTGCCCGGCGAACATCATGGAGATGAACATGCCGGTGATCTCATCGGCGGTGAAGCGGGGATTGCCGTCCTCGTCTTTGATCATGATCAGCACGTCGAGCATGTCGCGCTGGCTCTTGTCGGTGGGCGGGTTGGCAATCCGGCTGTTCATGATCTCTTGGACCAGCGCCACCAAGCCCGCACGCGCGGCATCGCGTTGCCGGAAGCTCTCGATCTCCAGGTACGGGTCCACGTAGCACAGCGGGTCGGTGCCCTGCTCAAGCTGGTGGTAGAGGTGCGCGAACCGGCCGTCGAGTTCATCGCGAAACTTCTTGCCGATCAGGCACGCCGACGAGGTGTAGATGGTCAGCTCGGCGAAAAACTCGAGAAGATCAATCTCACCGCTCTCACCCCACTGCGAGATCATCTGCCGGACTTCGTTTTCGATGGTTGCCGCGTGGCCTTTCATCTGTTCGCCGCGCAGCGCCGCGTTGTGCAGCATCTCCTTGCGGCGTTCGGGATCGGCATCGAAGACCACGCCCTTGCCGAAAATCGGCGTCATGAACGGGTACGCCTCGGCCTGATCCAAATCGTCGTCGCTGGAGCGGAAGAAGAATTCGTTGGCCTCGGCGCCGGAGAGAAATACGACCTGCTTGTCGGCAAGCTGGAAGGTGCCG
This genomic window from Mycobacteroides chelonae contains:
- the mca gene encoding mycothiol conjugate amidase Mca, with translation MTGWRLMAVHAHPDDEASKGAATTARYAAEGNDVIVVTLTGGERGDILNPAMDRPEVAANIGTIRREEMAKAAAELGVQHRWLGYVDSGLPQGDPLPPLPSDSFALVPIEEPIAKLVAVIREFRPHVMTTYDENGGYPHPDHIRCHEVSMAAFEAAADPAQFPEAGEPWTVSKIYYNHGFMRARMQLLNDECKKHGYKGPFDEWLERWPADDDVFDRRVTTRVPCADFFDARDAALRAHASQIPPDSSFFAVPREFERRLWPTEDFELAKSRVPTSTPEDDLFAGVEAK
- a CDS encoding thioredoxin domain-containing protein; the encoded protein is MTVNRLGKATSPYLRQHVDNPVHWQQWTPEALQEAQSRDVPILLSIGYAACHWCHVMAHESFEDDEVAAVMNAGFVNIKVDREERPDLDAVYMNATVAMNGQGGWPMTCFLTPDGRPFYTGTYYPKKGFLQLLSAVRETWEQRRDEVEEAASSITGQLQAMSGRLPAGPGVDVALCDTAIAAILPAEDVRFGGFGGAPKFPPSALLEALLRGYERTADAAVLGVVARTATAMARGGIYDQLAGGFARYSVDAAWVVPHFEKMLYDNALLLRVYAHWARRTGDALARRIASETADFLLNELRVGELFVSSLDADAAGSEGSTYVWTPEQLAEVLGVEDGDWAATLFEVTAAGTFEHGSSVLQLLQDPDDVDRWQNARTALLAARLQRVQPGRDDKAVTAWNGLTITALIEASIALDRDDLVDAAAGCAARLLELHLRDGRLRRASLGGQVSDGNGVLEDYGTLATGLLSLYQVTGQWRWREAAIALLDTALDHFADPESPGAWFDIADDAEQLVLRPSDPLDGATPSGASSVTEALLTAGYLLEDSRYREAAHASLSAASMALARAPRSAGHWLAVAEAAVRGPIQVAVACDPENSPLLRQARQSAPGGAIVVGGVKDSSELLRDRGPVADVEAAYVCRGTVCDLPVTGTQQLDAALGR
- a CDS encoding nuclear transport factor 2 family protein, with protein sequence MTVTREQVLAVVQSYCDLLTTGTAAQIADLYADDATVEDPLGADVLKGREAIQGFYAAIEPLDRHGDLKLVRATNNEAAFHFELTIKHENGGMVIAPIDVMTFNDEGKISSMRAFWTQDDIKQL
- the trhA gene encoding PAQR family membrane homeostasis protein TrhA, whose amino-acid sequence is MQTDESPAPEAPTSELSLPMAALVGGIETLPIKPKARGWIHFYACVIAIVTGIVLVSVAWSVRSPQAGLATAIYSLTVLGVFGVSAAYHRVNWKSQTTRTWMKRLDHSMIFVFIAGSYTPFAMLAMPPSEGNLVLAIVWGGALAGVILKMCWPTAPRWVGVPLYLLLGWVAVGFFPTLLNGAGVPAVVLLIVGGALYSIGAILYAAKWPNPWPLHFGHHEFFHAATVIAATCHYIAVWFAVFS
- a CDS encoding (2Z,6E)-farnesyl diphosphate synthase; this translates as MEIIPPTLKEPLYKLYEMRLRQELAKSAKPRHIAVLCDGNRRWARSAGYTDVSHGYRMGARKIGEMLGWCQDAGVEMATVYLLSAENLTRDPDQLGELLEIITDVVEELCAPQNKWSVRSVGDLDLLPDEVAERMRQAVKSAPADAAFHVNVAVGYGGRQEITDAVRTLLNKELANGATAEQLVQAVTVDAISENLYTSGQPDPDLVIRTSGEQRLSGFLLWQSAYSEMWFTDAYWPEFRRVDFLRALRDYAARNRRFGQ
- a CDS encoding SDR family NAD(P)-dependent oxidoreductase, which codes for MANCVVVGGSRGIGRAVARLLGELGANVVVNGRYSDAVEETVAAITSAGGAAVAFVGSPDNEQTATDLIDTCRTEFGGLDALINCAGIPEPAGSSILTITPEDFQRLIDAHLGTVFHTCRVAAPLMATQRHGAIVNTGSTAALGIYGGTGYPAGKAAVHGLTLAIAAELKQSGVRANVICPGARTRLSEGGEYIAHLRDLYARGLLDEMTLQASLEPAPPECVAPLYAYLAGDLSARITGQIFIAAGGFIGRFKRQVPTPLGYREAPVWTIGDIDELMGRR
- a CDS encoding cytochrome P450 codes for the protein MKSTAELGLPEGFDFTDPGLYGERMPHAEFATLRREAPVWWNPQPRTVGGFADDGYWVISKHRDVRQVSLHTDIFSSGRKGAIPRLEDHISPEEFQATLSVLINKDAPEHTKLRGLVSRMFTPRSIAALRITLEERAERIVRAAIEGGHGEFVREVASELPMQAIAELIGVPEEDRVKLFEWSNQMTGYDEADVEIDPRVGAAQILGYSYQLAEQRRDCPGNDVVSRLLTGTVDGEQLTPEQFGFFVVMLSVAGNETTRNATTMGMMAFLEHPDQWELFKRDRPSSAVDEIVRYTSPLISQQRTALQDTTIGGVPIKAGERVVMLYPSANFDEEVFENPHTFDITRDPNPHLGFGGTGAHYCLGANLAKVELEIIFNKIADRMPDISRIGDAPRFHSGWINGIKKFDTAYCPVSH
- a CDS encoding nuclear transport factor 2 family protein, with protein sequence MPQFPRQELDDVVADWLQANLDAEKAGDWKPLARFYTDDATYGWNIGPKEDVMCVGIDEIRDIALGQEMEGLDGWTYPYQKVIVDDKQGEVIGFWKQIATDSDGSESEIYGIGGSWFRYAGNGQWNWQRDFFDFGHVSALYMDLIKAGKLSEGMQKRIQRGLSGEKVPGYYPLGKTPVPLW
- a CDS encoding ferredoxin, with amino-acid sequence MPFRIDVDTDLCQGHAMCELEAPDYFRVPKRGTVEILNNEPPEDARDEIERAVEECPARALFITEK
- a CDS encoding cytochrome P450; its protein translation is MTTPTVPRVSGGEDQYGHLEEFRTDPIALMRRIREECGNVGTFQLADKQVVFLSGAEANEFFFRSSDDDLDQAEAYPFMTPIFGKGVVFDADPERRKEMLHNAALRGEQMKGHAATIENEVRQMISQWGESGEIDLLEFFAELTIYTSSACLIGKKFRDELDGRFAHLYHQLEQGTDPLCYVDPYLEIESFRQRDAARAGLVALVQEIMNSRIANPPTDKSQRDMLDVLIMIKDEDGNPRFTADEITGMFISMMFAGHHTSSGTASWVLIELLRHPAIQTQVIDELNELYADGSEVSFHALRQIPKLENVLKETLRLHPPLIVLMRVAKGEFEVGGFPIHSGDMVAASPAVSNRIAEDFPDPDGFVPDRYEKPRQEDIVNRWTWIPFGAGRHRCVGAAFATMQIKAIFSVLLREYEFEMAQPADSYHNDHSKMVVQLAQPAKVRYRRRGA